Proteins from a genomic interval of Micromonospora sp. NBC_00389:
- a CDS encoding IS630 family transposase produces MHLRIVATVTGQLPEADSAWTHRLIAEHLSEDGISASQVGRILADLDLKPRRVRGWLTRPADPDFFSKAADVCDLYLHQPQDSIVVCVDEKTAIGARSRKHPEQRAQPGRVARREFEYIRHGTVSIIAALDVHSGHVVTEQIAKNDSATFIAFLTTRDAHVDPALTIHLVLDNGSSHTSKATTKWLAAHPRFQPHYTPKHASWLDQAELFFSILTRRLLRRGEFTSRQDLADKIENFTIVYNRTAKPYRWTYDGRPLKVT; encoded by the coding sequence AGCCGATTCGGCGTGGACACACCGGCTGATCGCCGAGCATCTGAGCGAAGACGGGATCTCCGCCTCACAGGTCGGACGGATCCTGGCCGATCTGGACCTCAAACCCCGCCGGGTCCGTGGCTGGCTGACCCGCCCCGCCGACCCGGACTTCTTCAGCAAGGCCGCCGACGTGTGTGACCTGTACCTGCACCAACCCCAAGACTCAATCGTGGTATGCGTCGATGAGAAGACCGCGATCGGCGCCCGCAGCCGCAAACACCCTGAGCAGCGCGCCCAGCCAGGCCGCGTGGCCCGACGCGAGTTCGAGTACATCCGCCACGGCACCGTGTCAATCATCGCCGCCCTCGACGTGCACAGCGGGCACGTCGTCACCGAACAAATCGCCAAGAACGACTCCGCGACGTTCATCGCGTTCCTGACCACGCGCGACGCGCACGTCGATCCGGCGCTGACGATCCACCTCGTGCTCGACAACGGATCGTCACACACATCGAAGGCCACCACGAAATGGCTGGCCGCACATCCTCGCTTCCAACCCCACTACACACCCAAACACGCGTCCTGGCTGGACCAAGCCGAGCTGTTCTTCTCGATCCTGACCCGCAGGCTGCTACGCCGCGGCGAGTTCACCTCCCGCCAGGACCTCGCCGACAAGATCGAAAACTTCACCATCGTCTACAACCGCACCGCCAAGCCCTACCGGTGGACCTACGACGGACGACCCCTCAAGGTCACCTGA